The Actinobacillus succinogenes 130Z region GCGAGTTCATCACGGCTGGCTCCGTGTTCATCCATTTCCACTAGTTTGTGCGCCAGTTTAGTCGGCAAGGAGCGATAGTAAGCAGGCTGAGTACGAAATAGAAGTAAGTCTTGAGCCGTGCTGTCCACAATCATCTGTTTTACGTTTTCATGCATGCGGTTTTCTAGGGTTGGTAACAATACCGAGCCGACGAACACGCCTTCGGCTCCCAGTGCAAAACTGGCACGCACGCCACGCACATCAGCGATACCGCCTGCCGCCATCACGGGAATGCTAACTGCATCCGCCATTTGCGGTACGATAGAGAATGTGCCGATAACTTGACCGGGTACGGTGCCGCCTTCATCAAAACCTGTCGCCACTAAAATATCTGCCCCGATTTGCTCCGCATAACGAGCGTTTTCTACTGTCGGCGTATGGGCCCGGAAGATAGTTTTTATACCGGCGGCTTTGAATTTCGCCATCATCGGAACATAATCGTAGCCGTCAATTCCGTTGATTAGGGCGACTGGAACCCGCTCTTCAATCAATAAATCCACCAG contains the following coding sequences:
- a CDS encoding NAD(P)H-dependent flavin oxidoreductase; this translates as MTAFNRITDILGIKFPLVQGPMSWMTDAKFVAAVSNAGGLGILGPNAGLQKAPKTTESLLDTFRTEIRKTKALTDKPFGAPVILSYDFSTIDLLVDLLIEERVPVALINGIDGYDYVPMMAKFKAAGIKTIFRAHTPTVENARYAEQIGADILVATGFDEGGTVPGQVIGTFSIVPQMADAVSIPVMAAGGIADVRGVRASFALGAEGVFVGSVLLPTLENRMHENVKQMIVDSTAQDLLLFRTQPAYYRSLPTKLAHKLVEMDEHGASRDELAQAQTGGYGMRQGMLLGDLENGYISVGNGITYIHEIRSVKEVVGELMQDFI